A single Lolium perenne isolate Kyuss_39 chromosome 6, Kyuss_2.0, whole genome shotgun sequence DNA region contains:
- the LOC127307762 gene encoding peroxidase 2-like yields the protein MAASLRLSLTARCSLLLTAALLVLLLSHGAHGHGGAGLSSSFYDGSCPGTRDIIRRVIQDARVADARIPASLIRLHFHDCFVNGCDGSLLLDDDPQAAIMTEKNVPANDRSVRGFGVVDNIKRALENACPGIVSCADILALAAEISVELAGGPSWTVPLGRRDSTTTNIESAKNLPSPFDPLERLQEKFKILGLDDTDLVALQGAHTFGRAQCQFTQRNCTAGQSEGALVNLDGVTPDVFDNKYYGNLLLGRAQLPSDQVMLSDSIAARTTAPIARRFSGNQKDFFRNFAASMVKMGNINPLTGRDGEIRKNCRRVNKTPY from the exons ATGGCCGCTTCCCTTCGCTTATCGTTAACTGCTCGCTGTAGCCTCCTGCTCACAGCAGCACTTCTGGTCCTACTGCTGAGCCACGGGGCTCACGGTCATGGCGGCGCTGGGTTGAGCTCGTCGTTCTACGACGGCTCGTGCCCAGGCACGCGCGACATCATCAGGCGCGTTATCCAGGACGCCCGTGTTGCCGACGCGCGTATCCCGGCTAGCCTCATCCGCCTCCACTTTCACGACTGCTTCGTCAAT GGCTGCGATGGCTCGCTTCTGCTAGACGACGACCCCCAGGCGGCCATCATGACCGAGAAGAACGTCCCCGCCAACGACAGGTCGGTGCGCGGGTTCGGCGTGGTTGACAACATCAAGCGCGCGCTGGAGAACGCTTGCCCCGGCATCGTCTCCTGCGCCGACATCCTCGCCCTCGCCGCCGAGATCTCCGTCGAACTGGCCGGAGGGCCGTCTTGGACCGTGCCGCTGGGCCGCCGCGACAGCACCACCACCAACATCGAGAGCGCCAAGAACCTCCCCAGCCCCTTTGACCCCCTAGAGAGGCTCCAGGAGAAGTTCAAGATCCTAGGCCTCGACGACACCGACCTTGTCGCGCTGCAGGGAGCGCACACCTTCGGGCGGGCGCAGTGTCAGTTCACACAACGGAACTGCACGGCTGGGCAGAGCGAGGGGGCGCTGGTGAACCTCGATGGCGTCACACCTGACGTGTTCGACAACAAGTACTATGGCAACCTCTTACTGGGTCGCGCCCAGCTTCCGTCGGATCAGGTGATGTTGTCCGATTCCATCGCGGCAAGGACCACCGCACCAATCGCTCGCAGGTTCTCTGGTAACCAGAAGGACTTTTTCAGAAACTTTGCCGCATCGATGGTTAAAATGGGGAACATAAACCCGCTAACCGGAAGGGATGGGGAGATTAGGAAGAACTGTCGGAGGGTGAACAAGACGCCCTATTGA